One genomic window of Prochlorococcus marinus str. NATL2A includes the following:
- the hemB gene encoding porphobilinogen synthase: protein MDLTYRPRRLRRTNSLREMVRENTVSASDFIYPLFVHEGSDTQEIAAMPGTSRWPIDGLIDEVKRAWNLGIRCVVIFPKVPDEQKTEDGAECFNEKGLIPRTIERLKKEIPEMCVMTDVALDPYSCDGHDGIVSDDGIILNDATVNYLCKQAVVQARAGADLIGPSDMMDGRVGAIREALDDEGFEHVGIISYTAKYSSAYYGPFREALDSAPRSISNKPIPKNKNTYQMDPANAREAITEAQLDEQEGSDILMVKPGLAYLDIIYRLREESELPIAAYNVSGEYSMVKAAAQRGWIDEREIVLETLLSFKRAGANLILTYHACDAAGWLKE, encoded by the coding sequence ATGGATCTTACTTATCGGCCCCGTCGTCTTCGCAGAACAAACTCTTTAAGAGAGATGGTTCGAGAGAACACTGTCTCTGCTTCTGACTTTATCTACCCTCTTTTTGTTCATGAAGGGTCAGATACTCAAGAAATAGCCGCGATGCCAGGTACAAGTCGCTGGCCCATAGATGGATTGATTGATGAAGTTAAGCGTGCTTGGAATCTAGGTATTAGATGTGTCGTTATTTTCCCAAAAGTTCCTGACGAGCAAAAAACAGAAGATGGAGCTGAATGCTTTAATGAAAAAGGTTTAATACCAAGGACTATTGAAAGATTGAAAAAAGAGATACCGGAAATGTGTGTTATGACTGATGTTGCTTTAGATCCTTATTCTTGTGATGGTCATGATGGAATAGTTAGTGATGACGGGATAATTTTGAATGATGCAACTGTTAATTATTTGTGTAAACAAGCTGTTGTTCAGGCACGAGCTGGAGCAGATTTAATTGGCCCAAGTGACATGATGGATGGAAGAGTTGGAGCAATAAGAGAAGCCTTAGATGATGAAGGTTTTGAACATGTAGGAATAATTAGTTATACGGCAAAATATTCATCTGCATATTATGGACCGTTTAGAGAAGCTTTAGATTCTGCTCCTAGATCAATATCTAATAAGCCTATTCCGAAAAATAAAAACACCTATCAGATGGATCCAGCTAATGCTAGGGAAGCAATAACTGAAGCTCAGCTTGACGAACAAGAAGGATCAGACATTCTCATGGTTAAACCAGGTTTGGCTTACTTAGATATTATTTACCGTTTAAGAGAAGAATCAGAACTACCTATCGCTGCGTATAACGTAAGTGGGGAGTACTCGATGGTCAAAGCTGCTGCTCAAAGAGGCTGGATAGATGAAAGAGAAATTGTTTTGGAAACCTTATTGAGTTTTAAAAGAGCAGGAGCAAATCTGATCCTTACATATCACGCATGTGATGCCGCAGGATGGTTAAAAGAATAA
- the cgtA gene encoding Obg family GTPase CgtA, with amino-acid sequence MQFIDQAIIDVKAGSGGDGISAFRREKYVPAGGPAGGDGGQGGNVVLEADDNLQTLLDFKFQKLISAENGQRGGPNKCTGASGKDTVLKVPCGTEVRHLSTNIILGDLTNKGQQLIVAFGGKGGFGNARYLSNSNRAPEKFTEGKVGEEWSLQLELKLLAEVGIIGLPNAGKSTLISVLSSARPKIADYPFTTLIPNLGVVRRPSGDGTVFADIPGLISGASKGIGLGHDFLRHIERTKVLLHLIDSASTDPINDFKTINEELTSYGHGLISRPRIFVLNKKELLNENEIKKLLNKIEKMTMKKVHIISAVTKFGLDDLLSSIWNELGY; translated from the coding sequence ATGCAATTTATTGATCAGGCTATTATTGATGTCAAAGCAGGTTCGGGTGGTGATGGGATCTCTGCTTTTAGAAGAGAAAAGTATGTTCCCGCAGGTGGCCCTGCGGGTGGAGATGGAGGACAAGGAGGAAATGTTGTTTTAGAGGCTGATGATAATTTGCAAACTCTGTTGGATTTCAAATTTCAGAAATTAATTTCTGCGGAGAATGGCCAACGCGGTGGTCCCAATAAATGCACTGGAGCATCAGGAAAAGACACTGTACTTAAAGTTCCATGCGGAACAGAGGTAAGGCATCTCTCTACAAATATTATTCTTGGTGATTTAACTAATAAAGGCCAACAACTTATTGTCGCGTTTGGTGGGAAAGGAGGTTTCGGGAACGCTCGCTATTTATCAAATAGCAATAGAGCTCCAGAAAAATTTACTGAAGGGAAAGTAGGTGAAGAATGGTCATTGCAATTGGAATTAAAACTTCTAGCAGAAGTAGGAATTATTGGTTTGCCCAATGCAGGTAAAAGTACTTTGATTTCTGTACTCTCCTCTGCAAGACCAAAGATTGCTGATTATCCATTTACAACTTTAATTCCAAATCTCGGAGTAGTAAGAAGACCCTCAGGAGATGGAACAGTTTTTGCGGATATTCCTGGTTTGATTTCTGGAGCCTCAAAAGGTATTGGATTAGGGCATGATTTTCTTCGGCATATTGAACGAACAAAGGTTTTGCTTCATTTAATTGACTCAGCATCAACGGACCCGATAAATGATTTCAAAACCATTAATGAGGAATTAACGTCTTACGGTCATGGTTTGATTTCTAGGCCTAGAATTTTTGTTCTGAATAAAAAAGAACTATTAAATGAGAATGAAATTAAAAAACTTCTAAATAAAATTGAGAAAATGACTATGAAAAAGGTACATATAATCTCTGCAGTAACGAAATTTGGTCTGGATGATTTGTTGAGTTCTATTTGGAACGAACTTGGATATTAA
- a CDS encoding bifunctional 4-hydroxy-2-oxoglutarate aldolase/2-dehydro-3-deoxy-phosphogluconate aldolase produces the protein MEAKQNYLKKTLRIQPLIVVIRLEHNFFNLSKKKENLLSKIEKLSNFGIKNIEIGWDSNPEWVNLILEIKKRFKSINIGVASISSRQSLESLLSLDVNYSMSQFFNKEIHIQAIEYNQLVIPGISNIENFKEAIDLGYKIVKIFPASKLGINFINELKDFKKKDIFFIGAGGIKSKHLKKFLQSGYDALVIGRELRNQTPDKDLEIWLKDY, from the coding sequence TTGGAAGCTAAGCAAAACTATTTAAAAAAAACTCTTAGGATACAGCCGCTTATAGTTGTAATTAGACTTGAACATAATTTTTTTAATCTCTCAAAAAAAAAGGAAAATTTACTTTCTAAAATTGAGAAATTGTCTAATTTCGGTATAAAAAATATTGAAATAGGGTGGGATTCCAATCCAGAATGGGTAAATTTAATATTAGAAATAAAAAAAAGATTCAAATCAATTAATATTGGTGTTGCATCAATTTCTTCAAGGCAATCTTTAGAATCACTTCTCTCATTAGATGTTAATTATTCGATGAGTCAATTCTTTAATAAAGAAATTCATATACAAGCCATTGAATACAATCAATTAGTTATTCCAGGGATATCAAATATTGAAAATTTCAAAGAGGCAATCGATCTAGGATATAAAATTGTAAAAATATTTCCAGCATCAAAATTAGGAATTAACTTTATAAATGAATTAAAAGACTTTAAAAAAAAGGATATTTTTTTTATTGGTGCAGGTGGAATTAAAAGTAAGCATTTAAAAAAATTCCTACAAAGTGGATATGATGCTTTGGTGATAGGAAGAGAATTGCGAAATCAAACACCTGATAAAGATCTAGAGATATGGCTAAAGGATTACTGA
- a CDS encoding glutathione S-transferase family protein has product MAIPPIFVKAARDIWSFEWKILMNGLAPSDSNGNYKRPINIQQQIQIPTKEDLKNRASNQMPGLIIGRSCPWAHRAWIIHEIKGLKKSINLHIAQVDEEGGRWRLDPPIKGCKTLQELYQKCGNYQSRRATVPMLFDPGKEPESKLRLINNESAELVEILNNWPIYDQEIDLNPSKYKKEIINWQNLIQENVNNGVYKCGFARNQKAYEKASNNLFSALNIIEEHLKSNGPWLCGKNLSIADIRLFPTLIRWEAIYYPLFKCSNKPIESFPHIIKWRKKIFNMYNIKKTCDVDAWRKDYFGALFPLNPSSIIPKGDDITTTINN; this is encoded by the coding sequence ATGGCTATACCACCAATATTTGTAAAAGCTGCGAGAGACATATGGAGTTTTGAATGGAAAATATTAATGAATGGTCTTGCGCCATCAGATTCCAATGGAAACTACAAGAGGCCAATAAATATTCAACAACAAATTCAAATCCCGACCAAGGAGGATTTAAAGAATAGAGCGTCAAATCAAATGCCAGGTTTAATTATTGGAAGAAGTTGTCCTTGGGCGCATAGAGCATGGATAATTCACGAGATAAAAGGATTAAAGAAATCGATCAATCTTCACATTGCTCAAGTAGACGAAGAGGGAGGAAGATGGAGATTAGATCCACCAATAAAAGGGTGCAAAACCCTTCAAGAGCTTTATCAAAAATGCGGAAATTATCAATCAAGGAGAGCAACAGTACCAATGCTTTTCGATCCTGGTAAGGAACCGGAATCAAAATTAAGACTTATAAACAATGAAAGTGCTGAGCTTGTCGAAATATTAAATAACTGGCCTATATACGATCAAGAAATAGACCTTAACCCAAGCAAATATAAAAAAGAAATAATTAACTGGCAGAATTTAATTCAAGAAAATGTTAATAATGGAGTTTATAAATGTGGATTTGCTAGAAATCAAAAAGCTTATGAAAAAGCTTCTAACAACTTGTTCTCAGCTCTAAATATTATAGAAGAACATCTTAAATCAAATGGTCCTTGGCTTTGTGGAAAGAATCTTTCAATTGCTGATATAAGACTTTTCCCTACTCTTATTAGATGGGAAGCAATCTATTACCCACTATTTAAATGTAGTAATAAACCAATTGAATCTTTCCCACATATAATTAAATGGAGAAAAAAGATTTTCAATATGTACAATATTAAAAAAACATGTGATGTTGATGCTTGGAGAAAAGATTATTTTGGAGCTTTATTTCCTTTAAATCCAAGTAGTATTATTCCTAAAGGAGATGATATTACAACAACTATCAACAATTAA
- the aroC gene encoding chorismate synthase, whose translation MGSSFGKLFTISSFGESHGGGVGVIIDGCPPRLELDINEIQNDLNRRRPGQSKITTPRNESDEVEILSGLLGNKTLGTPIAMVVRNKDHRPKDYSEIKKTFRPSHADATYQKKYGIQASSGGGRASARETIGRVAAGSVAKQLLNKSAKTEILAWVKRIHDIEAEIHPSEVTFDEIEKNIVRCPNQSAADLMIQRVEAFGKEGDSCGGVIECVVRNPPIGIGMPVFDKLEADLAKALMSLPATKGFEVGSGFGGTYLKGSEHNDPFLPSDSNQLKTATNNSGGIQGGISNGEDIVLRVGFKPTATIRKSQKTIDEDGNAITLKATGRHDPCVLPRAVPMVEAMVALVLADHLLRQRGQCPD comes from the coding sequence ATGGGAAGTAGTTTCGGAAAACTTTTTACTATCAGCTCCTTTGGCGAATCTCACGGAGGTGGTGTTGGTGTAATTATTGATGGATGTCCTCCAAGGTTGGAGCTCGACATTAACGAGATACAAAATGATCTCAATCGAAGGAGGCCAGGACAAAGCAAAATAACTACTCCAAGAAACGAAAGTGATGAAGTTGAAATTCTTAGTGGTCTTTTAGGTAATAAAACCTTAGGAACACCAATTGCCATGGTTGTAAGAAATAAAGATCATCGGCCTAAGGATTATTCTGAAATTAAAAAAACTTTTAGGCCATCTCATGCTGATGCTACATATCAGAAAAAATACGGAATTCAGGCTTCAAGTGGCGGAGGGCGTGCATCAGCAAGAGAAACAATAGGTAGAGTTGCCGCGGGTTCTGTTGCAAAGCAACTTCTAAATAAGTCTGCTAAAACGGAAATACTCGCTTGGGTAAAGAGAATTCATGATATTGAGGCTGAGATTCATCCGAGTGAAGTTACTTTTGATGAGATTGAGAAAAATATTGTTCGATGTCCAAATCAGTCAGCTGCAGATTTAATGATTCAGAGAGTGGAGGCTTTTGGTAAAGAAGGAGACTCATGTGGTGGAGTAATAGAATGTGTTGTTCGGAATCCGCCAATAGGGATTGGTATGCCTGTTTTTGATAAGTTAGAAGCTGATTTAGCAAAGGCATTAATGTCTTTGCCTGCCACTAAAGGTTTTGAGGTGGGATCTGGTTTCGGAGGTACTTATTTGAAAGGCAGCGAACATAATGATCCTTTTTTGCCATCCGATTCCAATCAATTGAAAACTGCCACTAACAATTCAGGCGGAATTCAAGGAGGTATCAGTAATGGTGAGGATATAGTCCTGAGAGTAGGTTTTAAACCAACAGCAACTATTAGGAAAAGTCAAAAGACAATTGATGAGGATGGTAATGCAATAACTCTCAAGGCGACAGGAAGACATGATCCTTGTGTTTTGCCGAGGGCAGTTCCAATGGTTGAAGCAATGGTTGCGCTAGTTTTAGCTGATCATTTACTAAGGCAAAGAGGCCAATGTCCTGACTAA
- a CDS encoding aspartoacylase codes for MKQLQVLLVAGTHGNEINGIWLFDEWKKSSFLINTHGIKTFKVIGNPEAKKAGKRYIHHDLNRSFKEESFIKINPLNCERTRASELVNLYGEAGENPCQIALDFHTTTASMGSCIVVYGRRDADLALASLIQNQLGLPVYLHESDQKQTGFLVESWPCGLVVEIGPIGQGLLNSRIISQTKLILETLMEQIHEVKNLNLFFPNKLIIHRHIKSIDFPRDEEGNIDGYVHSLRQSKDWQELKKNDELFCKLNGEIIRFEEDEPYIPVFINEAAYVEKNIAMSFTKRELWNFKKEWKQALIDLIHQK; via the coding sequence ATGAAGCAGCTACAAGTACTGCTAGTGGCTGGTACGCATGGTAATGAAATAAATGGCATTTGGCTTTTTGATGAATGGAAAAAATCATCGTTTTTAATAAATACTCACGGGATTAAAACCTTTAAGGTAATTGGAAACCCTGAGGCTAAAAAGGCTGGGAAAAGATATATTCATCATGATTTGAATCGTAGTTTCAAAGAAGAATCATTCATCAAAATCAACCCTTTAAATTGTGAGAGAACTAGAGCAAGTGAGTTAGTAAATCTTTACGGTGAAGCTGGAGAAAACCCTTGTCAAATAGCATTAGATTTTCATACAACTACTGCCTCCATGGGGAGTTGCATAGTTGTTTATGGGAGAAGAGATGCAGATTTGGCTTTGGCTTCTTTGATTCAAAATCAATTAGGTTTACCGGTATATCTCCACGAATCTGATCAAAAGCAAACAGGTTTTTTAGTTGAATCTTGGCCTTGTGGACTTGTCGTAGAAATTGGCCCCATTGGACAAGGCCTATTGAATTCGAGAATTATTTCGCAAACAAAATTGATTCTCGAGACTTTGATGGAACAAATTCATGAGGTTAAGAACTTAAATCTATTTTTTCCTAATAAGTTAATAATTCACAGACATATTAAAAGTATCGATTTCCCAAGAGATGAAGAGGGCAATATTGATGGATATGTGCATTCTTTAAGGCAATCAAAGGATTGGCAAGAATTAAAGAAAAATGATGAATTGTTTTGTAAGTTGAATGGTGAAATAATTAGGTTTGAGGAAGATGAACCCTATATTCCTGTATTTATAAATGAAGCAGCGTATGTGGAAAAAAATATCGCTATGAGTTTTACCAAAAGAGAATTATGGAATTTCAAAAAAGAATGGAAACAAGCACTTATTGATCTAATACATCAGAAGTGA
- the psbA gene encoding photosystem II q(b) protein encodes MTTIQQQRSSLLKGWPQFCEWVTSTNNRIYVGWFGVLMIPCLLAATTCFIVAFIAAPPVDIDGIREPVAGSFMYGNNIISGAVVPSSNAIGLHFYPIWEAATLDEWLYNGGPYQLVIFHFLIGISAYMGRQWELSYRLGMRPWICVAYSAPVSAAFAVFLVYPFGQGSFSDGMPLGISGTFNFMFVFQAEHNILMHPFHMAGVAGMFGGALFSAMHGSLVTSSLIRETTGLDSQNYGYKFGQEEETYNIVAAHGYFGRLIFQYASFNNSRSLHFFLASWPVICVWLTSMGICTMAFNLNGFNFNQSVVDTSGKVVPTWGDVLNRANLGMEVMHERNAHNFPLDLAAAESTSVALVAPAIG; translated from the coding sequence ATGACCACCATTCAGCAGCAGCGTTCTTCGTTGCTCAAAGGTTGGCCACAATTCTGCGAGTGGGTTACTTCCACCAACAACCGTATCTATGTCGGTTGGTTCGGTGTTTTGATGATCCCTTGCCTTCTTGCGGCAACAACTTGTTTCATCGTTGCATTTATCGCTGCTCCTCCAGTTGATATCGACGGTATCCGTGAGCCAGTAGCTGGTTCATTCATGTATGGAAACAACATCATTTCTGGTGCTGTTGTTCCTTCAAGTAACGCTATCGGCCTTCACTTCTACCCAATCTGGGAAGCAGCAACTCTTGATGAGTGGCTATATAACGGTGGCCCTTACCAGCTTGTAATCTTCCACTTCCTTATCGGTATCTCTGCATACATGGGACGTCAGTGGGAGCTTTCATACCGTTTAGGTATGCGCCCATGGATCTGTGTTGCTTACTCAGCTCCTGTATCAGCAGCTTTCGCTGTATTCCTTGTTTACCCATTCGGTCAGGGTTCATTCTCTGATGGTATGCCTCTAGGAATTTCTGGAACATTCAACTTCATGTTCGTTTTCCAGGCTGAGCACAACATCTTGATGCACCCATTCCATATGGCTGGTGTAGCAGGTATGTTCGGTGGTGCTTTGTTCTCTGCAATGCATGGTTCTTTGGTTACTTCATCACTTATCCGTGAGACCACAGGACTTGATTCACAGAACTACGGTTACAAGTTTGGACAAGAAGAAGAGACATACAACATCGTTGCAGCTCATGGCTACTTCGGTCGTTTGATCTTCCAATATGCAAGCTTCAACAACAGCCGTAGCCTTCACTTCTTCTTGGCTTCATGGCCAGTGATTTGTGTTTGGTTGACATCTATGGGCATCTGCACCATGGCGTTCAACTTGAACGGTTTCAACTTCAACCAGTCTGTAGTTGATACTTCAGGCAAGGTTGTACCAACCTGGGGTGACGTACTTAACCGTGCAAACCTTGGTATGGAAGTAATGCACGAGCGTAATGCTCACAACTTCCCACTTGACCTAGCAGCTGCTGAGTCTACTTCTGTAGCTCTTGTTGCACCTGCAATCGGTTAA
- a CDS encoding endonuclease MutS2: MGLTKNHDDSKKTQIISESLDLLEWPTVCSHLSTFALTQQGRKKCESFDLPRNLSLSQELLSQTLEIGSLDSSLNEGISFDGVHDLENILLICSKGGIAIGEDLLKVADTLRAARKLRKLIFDQVIRPRLSELLKDVATLPDLQKLLEFGLDEGGRIADRASPKLSELRRYRNSVRLQRKDILQDIIRKYGGLLQDNIISERYGRPVLAFKAGTSDQIKGMVHDSSASGNTIYVEPQVVISIGNRLAKIDSEISDEERRLLADWSKEVGLNAIVIAHLVEILLQIEFALSRARYSKWLNGVPAILDQEEHSPFEIKDFRHPLLVWNDFYEKKNTVVPTSFDVAPDLKVVAITGPNTGGKTVALKSIGLAVLMAKAGLLLPCTGSPRLPWCKNVFADIGDEQSLQQNLSTFSGHILRISRILDAIDVFPGTTLVLLDEVGAGTDPTEGTALAMALLQVMANRARLTIATTHFGQLKALKYSDSRFENASVSFDSETIQPTFHLQWGIPGRSNAIEISKRLGLDEQVIISAQKFINPERVDNVNQVIQGLEKQRERQQSAAEDAAALLAKTELLHEELLNSWQKQRQQSEEFNEQGRFKLESSIREGQKEVRHLIKRLRDQNASGETARIAGQRLRQIEKGYRNDKRINHTQSWTPKIGEKVRLSSIGKAGEIISFSDDGMQLTVLCGVFRSKVNLTEVESLDGQKVEINQSVQVKTSQVRKNLSLVRTKKNTLDVRGLRVHEAEGVIEEKLRNCSGALWVIHGIGSGKLKKGLRKWFDSLPYIEKVADAEPHDGGPGCSVVWMVD; this comes from the coding sequence ATGGGATTAACAAAAAATCATGATGATTCTAAAAAGACACAAATAATATCAGAGTCTTTGGATTTGCTTGAATGGCCAACTGTTTGTAGCCATTTGTCTACATTCGCTCTTACTCAACAAGGTCGTAAAAAATGTGAAAGCTTTGATTTGCCACGAAATCTATCTTTAAGCCAAGAGCTATTGTCCCAAACATTAGAAATTGGGTCATTAGATAGTTCTCTTAATGAAGGAATATCTTTTGATGGTGTTCATGATTTGGAAAATATACTTTTGATATGCTCCAAAGGAGGTATTGCTATTGGTGAGGATTTATTAAAAGTAGCTGATACTTTAAGAGCTGCTAGAAAATTACGAAAACTAATATTTGATCAAGTGATACGTCCACGACTTTCTGAATTACTCAAAGATGTTGCAACTTTACCAGATTTGCAAAAACTCCTCGAATTTGGGCTTGATGAAGGTGGGCGAATTGCAGATCGTGCTAGCCCAAAGCTTTCTGAATTACGACGTTATAGAAATTCCGTACGTCTTCAAAGAAAAGATATTCTTCAAGATATCATCCGGAAATATGGTGGATTACTTCAAGATAATATTATTTCAGAGAGGTATGGACGACCTGTTTTAGCTTTTAAGGCTGGGACTTCTGATCAAATCAAAGGAATGGTTCATGATAGTTCGGCCTCTGGGAACACGATATATGTCGAGCCCCAAGTTGTCATATCAATAGGAAATCGTTTAGCTAAGATAGATTCTGAAATCTCAGATGAAGAGAGGAGACTTTTAGCTGATTGGAGTAAAGAGGTTGGTCTTAATGCAATTGTAATAGCTCATTTAGTAGAGATCCTTTTGCAAATTGAGTTTGCATTGTCTCGAGCACGTTATTCTAAATGGCTTAATGGGGTCCCTGCAATTCTAGATCAAGAAGAACATTCACCCTTTGAGATCAAAGATTTTCGTCATCCTTTATTAGTATGGAATGACTTCTATGAGAAAAAGAATACAGTAGTTCCAACTAGTTTTGATGTCGCCCCTGATTTAAAAGTTGTTGCGATTACAGGCCCTAATACTGGAGGGAAAACAGTTGCTTTGAAAAGTATTGGTTTAGCAGTTTTAATGGCAAAAGCGGGGTTGCTTTTGCCATGTACAGGCTCACCAAGATTACCATGGTGTAAAAATGTTTTCGCTGATATTGGTGATGAGCAATCTTTACAGCAAAATTTGTCTACATTTAGCGGACATATTCTTCGTATAAGTCGAATACTCGACGCTATAGATGTGTTCCCTGGTACGACTCTCGTTCTTTTAGATGAAGTTGGAGCTGGAACTGATCCAACTGAAGGCACAGCATTGGCCATGGCACTCCTACAGGTAATGGCTAATAGAGCAAGATTAACTATCGCGACTACTCATTTTGGACAATTAAAAGCGCTCAAATATAGTGATTCAAGATTTGAAAATGCTTCAGTTTCTTTTGATAGTGAAACTATACAACCAACTTTTCATTTGCAATGGGGAATTCCTGGTCGAAGTAATGCAATTGAAATTTCAAAGAGACTTGGTCTCGATGAGCAAGTAATTATAAGTGCTCAAAAATTTATCAATCCTGAAAGGGTTGATAATGTTAATCAAGTTATTCAAGGCTTAGAAAAACAACGCGAGCGTCAGCAATCAGCAGCTGAAGATGCTGCTGCATTATTGGCTAAAACCGAATTACTACATGAGGAATTACTTAATAGTTGGCAGAAACAACGTCAACAATCGGAAGAGTTTAATGAACAAGGAAGGTTTAAATTGGAGTCATCAATTCGTGAAGGTCAAAAAGAAGTTAGACATTTAATTAAACGCTTGCGCGATCAAAACGCTAGTGGTGAGACAGCAAGAATTGCCGGTCAACGATTACGGCAAATAGAAAAGGGATATCGAAACGACAAGCGAATTAACCACACACAGAGTTGGACACCAAAGATTGGGGAAAAAGTTAGATTGTCTTCTATTGGTAAAGCAGGTGAAATAATTTCTTTTTCAGATGATGGAATGCAATTAACAGTGCTATGCGGCGTATTTCGAAGCAAAGTCAATTTAACCGAAGTTGAAAGTCTTGATGGTCAAAAGGTCGAAATAAACCAAAGTGTGCAAGTAAAAACTTCGCAGGTAAGAAAGAATTTATCTTTAGTAAGAACTAAAAAAAACACCTTAGATGTAAGAGGGTTACGCGTTCATGAAGCCGAGGGGGTAATTGAAGAAAAATTGAGAAATTGTTCCGGAGCTTTATGGGTTATTCATGGAATTGGTTCTGGAAAACTGAAAAAAGGTTTGAGGAAATGGTTTGATTCACTTCCATATATTGAAAAAGTAGCCGATGCTGAACCTCATGATGGCGGCCCTGGATGTAGCGTTGTGTGGATGGTTGATTGA
- a CDS encoding VOC family protein, whose protein sequence is MQKKQSELNIESVHRLGHVAIRVEDVNRAKSFYMALGMKLIWDDTDWCYLEAGDSKDGLALLGPSYKAAGPHFAFHFTNKDEIKRIHDSLKKQGIKVGALHDHRDGTSSFYLKDTEGNWLEMLYHPSTGIPTNQ, encoded by the coding sequence ATGCAAAAAAAACAGTCTGAATTAAATATTGAAAGTGTTCATCGACTCGGTCATGTTGCTATAAGAGTTGAGGATGTCAACAGAGCTAAAAGCTTTTATATGGCCTTGGGAATGAAGCTCATATGGGATGATACTGATTGGTGTTACTTAGAGGCGGGGGATAGTAAAGATGGTTTAGCTTTACTTGGCCCTAGCTATAAAGCTGCTGGTCCTCATTTCGCATTTCATTTCACTAATAAAGATGAGATCAAGAGAATTCATGACTCTCTAAAAAAACAAGGGATCAAGGTTGGTGCTTTGCATGATCATCGAGATGGGACTTCTTCTTTTTATTTAAAAGATACAGAAGGTAATTGGTTAGAAATGCTTTATCACCCATCAACAGGAATACCAACAAATCAATAG
- a CDS encoding DUF2301 domain-containing membrane protein yields the protein MKEENSYFTSSNPIKGVYGDFIVTSNDKKEVLFYRLSILFCGLFFSIGIAQWFFNGSNQIWIWLLCMAISIGLSLKWIHIYLRPLHQTLTIFWVLGCIGLLILLYHFGVTNLIYGLRENPKSILLVGPLFASLTGIGFKEFFCFRRIEAIGITIFIPIALIGYLTELANESFTFATLVVSSLLLLSMGIRKFNLPAEADIGDKSVFDYLESQRKLKVSDI from the coding sequence ATGAAAGAAGAAAATTCTTACTTTACATCCTCAAATCCTATTAAAGGAGTCTATGGAGACTTCATAGTTACTTCTAATGATAAAAAAGAAGTTTTATTTTACCGATTGTCAATTCTTTTCTGCGGATTATTCTTTTCAATAGGAATAGCTCAATGGTTTTTCAATGGATCTAATCAAATATGGATTTGGCTATTATGCATGGCAATAAGTATAGGTTTAAGTCTTAAGTGGATACATATATATTTAAGACCTTTACATCAAACACTAACAATTTTCTGGGTACTTGGTTGTATTGGATTGTTGATACTTTTATATCATTTTGGAGTAACAAATTTAATATATGGTCTCAGAGAAAATCCAAAATCGATATTACTTGTCGGTCCACTTTTTGCTTCTTTAACTGGGATCGGTTTCAAAGAGTTTTTTTGTTTCAGAAGAATTGAAGCAATAGGGATAACGATTTTTATTCCAATAGCTTTAATTGGATATTTAACTGAATTAGCCAATGAAAGTTTTACTTTTGCAACACTAGTTGTGTCGTCATTGCTATTGCTATCAATGGGAATAAGGAAATTCAACCTTCCAGCAGAAGCTGATATAGGAGATAAAAGCGTTTTTGATTATTTAGAAAGCCAAAGAAAGCTAAAAGTATCAGATATTTGA
- a CDS encoding CP12 domain-containing protein — MKTIDEHIKKDESEIQEAKAQGNDSKLHHLEDELNSLKEYKEHHPEDKHDPNALELFCDANPDEPECLVYDD, encoded by the coding sequence ATGAAAACTATTGACGAGCATATTAAAAAGGATGAATCCGAGATCCAAGAAGCAAAAGCTCAGGGTAATGATTCCAAGCTCCATCATTTAGAAGATGAACTTAATTCTCTCAAGGAATATAAAGAGCATCATCCTGAAGACAAGCATGACCCAAATGCTCTGGAACTCTTCTGCGACGCCAACCCTGACGAACCTGAGTGCTTGGTATACGACGATTAA